ttattattattattattattattattattattattattattattattattatatgttgAGCGTCATTAGCCAGGTGGAACACAAGTTTTCAATTCTGTTAAGGTTACTTTGAAGCAGTACCTGATCATTCTTGGTATAGTTATGTGACGGTAGAGGGCGCAGTGTTCTGGGAAAAGGCTAATTCTTGGTCAACTGCCGATCCTTTGGCTTAGGTAGTACCGCGAGGCGGAAGATATGCGTGTCACTCTGCCAACTGCTGGGCCGTGTATAGAACCGCTTAGCTAAATATATTTCCGCTTAAAAGACCTCACATGTTGAGAGGATATTTCTCCTCGCTTTCCAATGCTTCCGATCGCTGGAGATGCTATGTGTGGTGCATTGCTGTGCACCCAAGGAAAGCCGGTGGTTGTGAAACTTGAATCGTAAATTCCGGGCATTTTGATAATCATTGAAGCACAGCCTTATGGCTTTGGCAGACGCCGTGTGTGGAACGTTGACCTGAGACAATCTGCCAGTGTGCTTCGAGAAAGGGAGTAGTTTGTGAATAAGACGTCTCTTAGCTATAACGCTGTTTACGTACTGTTTCTATTCAGTCAACAGCTACCATAACGAAATTTCAGACAAGCATCCCCCTTTTACCAATTTTCGTTTCCCCGAATAGAAAAACCGTTCCATAACGAAGGTTTCATTACTTTGTTATGTTTCCATTCTAATCATGTAGCCGAACTCGGCTCCTTAGTAATCTCGCATGGCTGGCTACGTTTAATGTTACCTTGGCTAAATTAAATGTAGGCCGCAGGTTTGCCTTTTTGATAAGTGCGGCCGACGTCTCGTTGCTTCTAACTTCGCCCTATGTTTTAAGCTGCGTATCTTGTTCTTGTACTGAAAATGCGCATATTGGATTCAAAGTTCGCATGCCGTTCTACCGGGGCTGTCTGAAGCCACCGCTATGAAATTCTCGTGCAGCGCCCCGATGCGTCCTAGAATGCGCTGCTGGAGCGTCGCCATCGTTATCAGGGACAggtcgttgtttttttttattgagcaaACAAAAGATTTTGACCTGCCACCTGTTGCCGGGCTGCTCGGTAGGAAGTTATGCTCTTTTATCGAATATGGTGTGTCAGTTCACAGTAAGATCTCCGTCCTTTTAAAGGTGTTTGACGGATGGTTAGGCACACAATTTTATCTCCTCTTAACACTCCAACATTTTTAGTTATCATTTTGATCGAACATACTGAGTAAtattgttaagtggaagcccacaaggccgatgggaccccaccccccccccccccccccccgcacctgttaccaggagcggtcatacccgggggggggggggggggaatcgaggaatgcacgtcgaggcgtgacgcccgcgcttagggtgaaaggcggcattccactgggctcgcgacagcccacggggacaatgcccttcccccccccccccccccccgcacctgcttccaggagcgatcatgtcccgcggaagacattccttagctgtcaattcgatgcgtggcaatcgatggaatgtgcatgcagcgagctgcgtacgcggagtcacgcgccctgcacgttccaggagcggggtccactgggctccgcccacttgtacattgcatggctattggttcagattgggcgagagctggtttggtaaagctccgcccaagtatcgaagggtttaaaacccgtgggaaacaacgattttgacgagcgcgccgagtctcaagctcggccgtttttaacagccttttttaaacagcctttctttaaactgccttttctttaaactgccttttactcacctgtcaTTTTAGGTCAGTGCCgtcgttaataaataagttttgctttgagaagttggaactgctgcctcaaccggcaacgtgtcgccggacgaagacctgaagtactcttcttGCTGCTAACTGCCGTTCGCTTCGGTAGGAGGGCAGCAAGAgggaagtttaactggtgccgtgaccaggatcgtctgagcggcttcctgcagagcggttggaagcagtaccttccggaagattgacggcgcaacatcttggtgagaagccccggggaccaaggtccaagtgaggcgataccctggtgcgaggcctcggagtcaaggctccacgtcagcgctgacagcgaggaagcggaccgacggagcgGAGCGCGGCGACTTCGGCGGCATCTGTGGCGGGCGACTTCATCGGCCTGGAGGACGTGACGGGCACCGCAGTGAACACCGGTGGGACTCCCACCCCTTCCGCCACCAGCTCAACGTGAACAGCGGAAAGACACCGACCCAGCGCAGCACGAACAAGAAGTCTGCAGAACACAGGTGGGCCCTTTCCCGTTTTCTCCGGGAACGCGATGTCAGTCACTACCCGAGCACAAAGGCTGCGCGTGGGAAGTCGAAACGCTAGTGACACGGACTCTGACGGGGAAGACACGGAGAACGTGACGATTATGGATGGGCAGAGTGCTAACACCCCGGCGTGTGACAGCAGCCAGGGTAGCACGCGCTTGAGGGAGCAGGAGCTCGagattgaagctcttaagctAAAAATTCAGCTCCAGACGCTGATTCAGAAAGGTCAGAGCACCTCGGGAAATGGCAGCAGAAAGGAAAAATTGGGTCGGCACGCGGATGATCTAAGGGCAGTCCTCGCGCCAATGCCACAGTTGGAAGACCTCATTCCTGCATGGTTcaaaagcgccgaaaatatgatAAGGGCCTGCGAGATCCCGAATGACATCGCGGGGCCAATTATAATGCCCTTCCTGAATGAAAAAACTCGGGCACTCGTGGCTAACCAGTCGGTCGACACGGTAATGTGTTTCGAGGAAATTCGGGAGCTAGTACTCGCGGAGCTCAGATTAACTGCTGAAGAATACAAGCGCAGGTTCTACGCTTGTAGGAAAGATGCCGAAAGCTGGGGTCAGTTTGTCACCCAGCTGGACGTAACGCTTGGATACTACTTGCAAAGTAGGAAAGTGAGAACATTAGAGGACGTGCGAGCCTTAATGGTTGCAGACCGCGCTAAGCAGACTATGCCGGACGAAATGCGCGAGTACATTCTCCAACAGGAGACAGATAAGTGGTTGACACCCAAGGAGCTTGCGCAACGTGCCGAACAATATGAAGACAGTAGGCGTGGGCGCCGCCGAAGGGCTGCAGAGGAGCCGAAAAAGTATGAGGCAAAGCCGCGCGAGCCACGAAATCAAGCAAATCGATCCAAGGACGAGCACAGGCAACCGCCAAAATGCTATGGCTGTGGTAAATTCGGTcacgtgcagtggaactgcccacAGAAGAGGCCCAATGTAGGGTCTGGTAATGAGCTAGGTCGTCACCAGCAGGACGCAACGATGACAGCGAGAGCCGCGGTCGAATCCGTAACGCGAGCTGAGGCTATGTATGGGCGCGTCCCTCAAGGCCCATTAAGAATCCTTCAAAAGACATGGACAGGGAACTGGACACCACCTATGGGCCTAAATAAGGCTACGTCAGAGTTTCTGATCAAGCTGCGGCAGCAAATGGCTGAAGTAGCAGGGAGGGTAGATCACCAAATCAAGCAGCTGGAGAAAGCGTATGCGGAGAAATACAATCTAAGGGCACGGGCCAAAGGGTTCTGTGAGGGTGAGGAAGTCCTCGTGTTAGATACGAACCAGCAGAACAAGATGCGACCTAAATGGTTGGGCCCAGCAACGATTAAAGAGCATAGACGACCCGATAGCTATGTTGTCAAGTTCAGAGATGGTTCTGAGCGATGGGTGCACGCCAATAGACTAAGAAAGTATTACGCCAGAGTGAACAACGTACGCGTAATTTGTGAGTCTGACGGAGAGTTTGGGGATATAAAAGGTGTTCCGGAATTCCATAGTGGGAGTTGCACCTTTGAATCCACACTACATGAGTCCACGCATCTGACCCAGGAACAAATCAGGAAGCCGCCTGTGCTAGGTAGATGGATCAGACATCGCGGGCCAAGGAACGTACGGGACGGTGGCCCaacctgagtgtgtgtgtgtgagtgcttgtGGACTGACATCTCAAGTGCATTAATGATGGAATCCTTGTGTGATGAGTGTTTAGACTGGTATTTGCtcgcaaagagaaaaatatgtaaatctgagtgtagatgcatgcaacaagatatccttgtgaacctactcttttcgctattgccataagtagtatgtgaagtgcccctccttggtttgtgttttttttttttgtgctggtacttgtgctttcgcgcgttttgtatgttgttgaaggccggattttttttttgtgctattgtgggcttcggtatgttgtttgtacagcaagtgtccctccaacattcttggtggggaggtgttaagtggaagcccacaaggccgatgggaccccccccccccccccccccccgcacctgttaccaggagcggtcatacccgggggggggggggggggggaatcgaggaatgcacgtcgaggcgtgacgcccgcgcttagggtgaaaggcggcattccactgggctcgcgacagcccacggggacaatgcccttcccccccccccccccgcacctgcttccaggagcgatcatgtcccgcggaagacattccttagctgtcaattcgatgcgtggcaatcgatggaatgtgcatgcagcgagctgcgtacgcggagtcacgcgccctgcacgttccaggagcggggtccactgggctccgcccacttgtacattgcatggctattggttcagattgggcgagagctggtttggtaaagctccgcccaagtatcgaagggtttaaaacccgtgggaaacaacgattttgacgagcgcgccgagtctcaagctcggccgtttttaacagccttttttaaacagcctttctttaaactgccttttctttaaactgccttttactcacctgtcaTTTTAGGTCAGTGCCgtcgttaataaataagttttgctttgagaagttggaactgctgcctcaaccggcaacgtgtcgccggacgaagacctgaagtactcttcgtactgctaactgccgttcccatcggtaggagggcagagtAGAGAAGTTTAACTAATATGAAGCAGACATATTCACTACACATTACAAAATAGAAAAGCTTGTTTTTAAAAGTATTTTTCGCGTTCCGCGCTTTTCTCACTCCCGGAAAGGAGCAGATAATATCGAGACTCATTTCCTATTGGCTATACACAGAGAAGGTCTTAAATAGATCCCTCGCCAGATAGTTACCTCCTGTCTCCAAGTGACTTATTTTGTATCTTTGCAGGTCAACTGCTGGAATGAAGGCAGGGGCTGCAATTATATGACGGCTGCTTCGGGGATCTCGCAGCATTTCCTGCTGGAATGTGAACACCACTCCGTCCGTTGTACCAGGTGCTCGGCCACCGTTCTTTGCAGAGACGTGTGCACGCATCTCCGGTCGGCCTCTTGCAACACTTCGACGCCTGTCACATCCGAAAGCCAAGTTCCAGCGGGTCAAGTGGATGAGGCAGCATGGTCGGGTCAAATCACAGCATATAAGAAGCCAATGGATGCTGATATGAGCACGCATGGGGACCGATTAATCGAAATCTCTCATGGCATAAACACACTTAAGGAGACCCTACTTCAAGAACTAAAGTCTTTGAAAGGACAGAGCCAGGAGGAAATAAGGTCGTCCAACTCTGAACTCGAACAATGTTTGGCGTCATGCAGCGATACAGTTAACACTTGTTTTAGAGGTATAAAAAGTGCAGAACACAAACTGGACGATAAATTGAGCGTAACTCGGGCCGACTTGTCGCAGATTGCAGCTAGCATGGAACAAGTCAAGACTGAATTGAAGGAATGCGTCCAAAAATCATGCCAACAAGtgacgcactgcgagttttttgtAAAAGGAGTGAAATCTCTTCAAAACCAGACGATGAAGGACGACAGGGCTTATTATGACAGCGAGGAGGTGTACCTGTGCGGCTACTGCATGTCTCCTGGAGTCGTGTTCCTGAGATACTCGCCATGTGTAATGCTGTACATGAAGTACATGCTGCACAAGGGCGACATGGACGACTATGTTCAGTGGCCATTCAAGCACAATGTCAGGATGAGCGTACTTCATCCAAGAGGAAGGGAAGAGCGTGTGCTGACATATGCAGACGTATTTAGTAAAAAGCCAACAGCTTCAAATTCTCAGGTTTTTTGCTTTAATGAATATTTAAACCTCGATCATCTTATCCGTGACGGGTACGTTGATAATGACCAGCTTCGGATTAAGTTTGCACTGCTACCTTGAATCAGATATCAGCGCGGATACGGGCCAACGGTTCGAATTTCCTGCCTGTGGACACCTTTGTACGCTTCACTGTTTTCTTCAATTTCTTATGTATTAACAGGCGCATCGAAAAACACTTGCATGATGGTTTCTTTTTCGCCAGCTTTGATTAGCTCCGGAGCACGAACATAGCTTCTAACTCATTCATTGGTGACCATCAGATTACTCATATTGTACTATGTGAAATAAAAGTTACTAAATAAACAAATGTTAATTTCGCTCTCGCAGAGAATGCGTTTTTCTTAAACTGCTTGGTAAAACGTGAGCACCCGCCTGTCGCATCTGTTACTGATTATTTCATTCTTTGTTGGAAAAAGAACGGCAACCTTAATTTGTGATGTAAGGCTCAGATCCGATATTCATTTCGTTCTCATCAGAACATCACGGTCGCGATTTTATCATAATCTTATTATCATGTAGTTGAACATTAGAGAATCGCGGATTTCTTACACCGTGAAAAGAAAGGCATCAGAGTTACGCAGtagcaaaaataaaagcaaagaacGCGTTTTAACGCAAGAAAATTTAGTGTTTGATGTAGGAACAAATTGTCCAGCTTCGGCATCAGAGACCTTGGCAGGTTTCAGccaaattaacgattggtcgcgagaggttgctctcgCAACCCCGACTGGTAGCAGCACCTGTCAATcggagggaagtggcgcatcgcgtaACCACTTCGCCAGGAGTGGAATGACGGGTCCCACCGGTCTCTGAACAGACTAAAGAATGATCATTTCCGGAGATGGGGGCATTAACCCTGCCGTGTCATACGCTTTAGCGGGGCTTAACTGTGTCCTCCATGTTgttgttttatatatatatatatagtaagatttttttaaatatcgAAATCAGCGCAGCTCTGGCAAGGATGTACTGGAGTCTGTCGGTGTGCAGAGGCATGTAAGGTAGTGGAGCAATGCCTGAAAAACGCACTACACCGCTGCTTAATCAAGAGGTACCACGATCTCACTACTCCCCTGCCTCGCGTTCGTAATAATTTATTCTCTTGAACAGGTAATTCAAGCTAACTGTGGCATTTATGTCATGGGTACTGCCTCTCTTCTATTAAAACTGAATTTCGAAAAATTGAATTTGGCGTACCTTTTCCGGTTTAAAGCGAAAAGTCCGAACCTTAATTATTGCGCTGCCAAGCACGTTCTGAATGTAAGAGGCGTGCGCGTTGACCATCTCTAAACCCCTGTTTGCATGAACCCGATAGGTTCGAGTCGTGGTCGGATTGATCAAGGTCACCCCGCCCCACATGACTGCTTGTTTACTTGAACTCCAGTTTAGCGAGTCGTGACAGGTTCGACTAAAGCCCATGAAGGAATTgcccgtattttttttctttccgctatATACATGGTGGGGTGaaaagcagtgttgtaggcgttaccaaaAGAAAGTAATTAAATACGTtgctcgttacgctaaaaaaaggaacgcgttaccgccctacgttacctacaaaaaaaggtaacgcggAATAAATAccgctactgaaaaaaaaagtaccgcacattactttgccgttacttcttggccattaattttaattaaccttcgccttaagaacttatgataacaattttataaagctcacatgtCACATCaaaatgctagcccaaaaaagattttacgcgaaTTCCTGATTTAATGAGAATAcgttgcacaaatgtgcaggagtttAGCAACGTtgtagtggcctaaagttgcctgtagagttgcatgttatggcttctaactctgtgtcacatggtgaagccattttctggatgcgacattaaacacaaaatgacatttcatcatcaattctaacttgaCAAACAAAACATGACTGAACTATCGTCAAATTTAAGGTAATTAtgaaaaaatgtgatgttccaaaatgctccgcatgcttccactctttacagagttgtgtgtgtgagtggtttcgGAAGGGGacgtaggtgaaggcaagtgtgtgaatgtgtgttcgtgcacgtgtttcatGCTTTAGGGATAttctcactcttttttttttagttgggtgcgttgtcaagagcagctgttttctggcgtGCATGCGAGCCCCAACAAGGGTTGTCGGGAGCACCTGTACATCTTGTTTATTCAGGACATCACTGTAGGGGCTCTGCGCTGTcttaactagtaacgtgacacctcacgttaccaataaatgttaacgtaagtacgtcaCCCGTTAGAGTTctgaaatggtaacgagtacgttactaagttaccgaaaaaagtaacgcgttaccggcaaCACTGGTAAAAAATCACTTGTAGCTTATCTTGTCTTGTATGCTAGCTATATGTTCTGCTTCCTAGGCCAATTTGGATGCATTATGTGCCGCCGCATGCAGGCGCTTCCTTTTTAATGTGCTAGGCAGCACGCATTGCGTCTCTCGCTTGGTTTCGCTATTTGACGTGAAGAGGTGCGACCGTTTCGTTGCCTGCGGCTATGCTGGCGCAGTTCGCGGCACTCCTGCTGTTTTCCGACAGTGGCAAGTTGAGAACCGTTCGATTTTTTACCAAATTACGCTGCCTTTCGAGCAGTTTCGCGAGGCACGCCGGTCGGCGCAATATGGCGCAGCTGTGAATTAATTAAAGGCACGCCCACCTGCTCGCGCCATGGTGTACTTGGTGGTGCGCAATTAGCGAAGGATTCtggtttgcagcttcctccagcAGGTTTGCAGCACAGCCCAATTTACACgtccttagcaaaatgttcccgaaccaatacagggacatctgcccatggtgcggtgcaacacccaccctataccatgttacttgggaatgtgacagaaataaagcattccatggctcagaaaatccgagtgcggagcagtgggagagtgtgccCTCTAGCGGCAACCAAATCCTCCAAAttcatgcccagcgagcggccgaACTCAGCGGTGtactggaataggggcgccgacctctgcaagacggagggagacatctgcttgaagatgaagacctgtctgaccgaaagaccttgttagagcaataaagtgtatcctatcctatcgcaGGGTGCGCCCACGCCTTGCGGTTTGTGCTCTTTCCCTATAGCGGTTAATTTCAAATGGTCGCGCGTCGAGTTCTACGGGGACGCGAATTTCTTTATGGCCTCAGTTCAGTTTCCCCTCTCcagactgcgccagttgcaatccccttcaggtggcgatgggaggaaacaccttgttgatgatgaaatcggggtttcttgatgacccggtggttctaacccgcaaacattcacgttactcgaagaaaggagaagtTTAACTATTTATTTAAACATAAATAATACAAGAAGAAACAAGCAAGGAtaaaactatttacaacatgactaaaccgttgagcAGAAGAATTGAGCTTTGGTTCAACCCATAGCGCTTACCTTCAagctctgtctccgcccttagcggggacaacaaccaataagattacaagcgactcacctcaccaatcagtggttagggaaagttaaataaggtttcc
The genomic region above belongs to Amblyomma americanum isolate KBUSLIRL-KWMA chromosome 9, ASM5285725v1, whole genome shotgun sequence and contains:
- the LOC144104394 gene encoding uncharacterized protein LOC144104394 — its product is MNPASRQYTLVGFAPELDWRPLTFLKPIPANRVCSACGLVRKRTALLPCLHVLCECCYEQCGQGGLNECPLDGNHYEKEDVILLDFTAEDLLRREVNCWNEGRGCNYMTAASGISQHFLLECEHHSVRCTRCSATVLCRDVCTHLRSASCNTSTPVTSESQVPAGQVDEAAWSGQITAYKKPMDADMSTHGDRLIEISHGINTLKETLLQELKSLKGQSQEEIRSSNSELEQCLASCSDTVNTCFRGIKSAEHKLDDKLSVTRADLSQIAASMEQVKTELKECVQKSCQQVTHCEFFVKGVKSLQNQTMKDDRAYYDSEEVYLCGYCMSPGVVFLRYSPCVMLYMKYMLHKGDMDDYVQWPFKHNVRMSVLHPRGREERVLTYADVFSKKPTASNSQVFCFNEYLNLDHLIRDGYVDNDQLRIKFALLP